A genomic region of Hippoglossus hippoglossus isolate fHipHip1 chromosome 8, fHipHip1.pri, whole genome shotgun sequence contains the following coding sequences:
- the LOC117765957 gene encoding proline-rich protein 15-like protein A — MTDSSSSWWNRTFLRKQTSKDLYEIPAEFVSNATTGQQGAATGAAAQAEVTVNDSQLDNRLERILDKTTPSKGRHVKVSHSGRFKEKKKVRATLVEKPETFTEGDPARNENKKARK; from the coding sequence ATGACGGATTCATCTTCCAGCTGGTGGAATCGGACCTTTCTGAGAAAACAAACGTCCAAGGATCTGTACGAAATCCCTGCAGAGTTTGTTTCCAATGCCACCActggccagcagggggcagcaacTGGTGCCGCTGCCCAGGCAGAGGTCACTGTGAACGACTCCCAGCTGGACAACCGACTGGAGCGAATCTTGGATAAAACGACACCCAGCAAGGGGCGCCACGTTAAGGTGTCGCACTCTGGAAGGttcaaggagaagaagaaagtgcGAGCCACGTTGGTGGAGAAGCCAGAGACGTTTACAGAAGGTGACCCTGCCAGGAATGAGAATAAGAAGGCGAGGAAGTGA